The following DNA comes from Gottschalkia purinilytica.
TTTCGTAACCTACTCTAGATCTATATTCATCCATTATATATCTAAAGTCAACTTTTTCATTAAAATCATTTTGATTTCCATAAATTAAATTTCCATTAGAATCTAGTATTAATATCTTTATATTCATATTCTTTGTTTTACTTTTGATGAACTTATCAAGTTCATTATTAGAATTTATTTTTATTTTGCTATTTTCTAATCCTTTTCCTGTTTCATATATATACTTAGATATATGATAATAACTGTTTTGTTCACGTAAATTAGATATAATATTTTCTTGTATATATTTACATATAAACAGTACACTAAAAGATACAATAAAAGATATTATTATAGCCCTTAATAGTTTAACACTAATTTTATTTCTCATATTTTTAATCATATTTTATATCCTACTCCCCAGATAGTCTTTATATAAACTGGTTTTTTAGGATCTTCTTCTATTTTTTCTCTTATCTTTGTTATGTGAACCATAACTGTATTGTCAGATTTAAAGAAGTCTTCTTTCCAAACATGTTCATATATTTTACTTATACTCATAACTATTCCTTTATTTCTTGCTAAAAGTTCTAATATATCGAATTCTTTAGGAGTAAGTCTTATTTCTTTATCACCTACGTTTATCTGTCTAGTATCTGTATTTATCGTGAGATTTCCTATTTCAATTATATCATTGCTATACTCTGTATCTTTATTATATCTTTTATATCTTCTTATTTGAGATTTAACTCTTGCTATCAATTCCATAGGATTAAAAGGTTTTGTAATATAATCATCTGCACCTGATGTTAGACCATGTATCTTATCTATATCTTCTGATTTTGCCGAAATCATTATTATAGGTGTATGTTTTTCTTCCCTTATCTTAATACAAGCCTCTATACCATCCATTTCGGGCATCATTATATCAAGTATTATTAAATCTACCCTTTCTTTTTTTAGAATATTGATAGCTTTTATAGCATCTTCTGCTTTAATAGTTTGATATCCCTCATTTTCCAAATATATGGAAATCAAATTTCTTATCTTTTCATCATCATCTACTATTAGTATTTTTTCTTGCATATCTTTTGTTTCACTCCTTATGCTAATTATTACAATCTAGTACATATGCTGGGGGTATATTCTTTATCTCTTTTCTTACATATATATTATCAAAATATTGATTAATAAAATCTTTTTTCAATAAGGTATATTGAAAAGTTATAAACTTTCCATCTTTCTTTAGTATCTTCTTTGTTTCATATAATATTTTATCTGATAGTTTTTGAGGTAGACTAGCAAATGGTAATCCTGATACTACATAATCTACTTCTAAAATATCATATAGTTTTAGATATTTATATATATTTTCAGCAGAATCATTTATAACATATACATTGTTTTCGTCTTTATATTTGTCTTTTAATATTTTATAAAATTTATAGTTTATTTCAAATACCATTATTAACGTATTTTCATTTTTACTTTTAACTAACTTATCAGTAAATACTCCTGTTCCTGCACCGTATTCAACTATGCATCTTGTATTTTTAAAATCAATTCCTGATATCATTTTATCTGCAAGGTATTTTGAGCTAGGTATTATTGCACCTGTAAATCTAGGTTTTCTTATGCATTGTTTAAAAAACTCTGAATACTGTTTTATTATATTTACGCTTATCATATTTCACTCCCCCTAAAGCTCAACTTAATTTGTAATAATAGTTTAGAAAAAAATGTTTAAAAAAAAGGCCATAAAAATCTTAAGAATTCTTAAGTTTATATGGCCTTATAAGTATCTATATCATTTCATCTAATATAATTGTATTTATACCATTAATAAAAGCTAATGCACTTGCTTTTATAATGTCTGTATCCATAGCTCTAGAGAAATAATTCTTTCCTTTGTGTTCTATAGTAATACCTACTCTTCCTAAAGCATCTTTTCCTCTTGACATGCTATTTATTTTATACTGTCTTAGCTCAACATCAAGCTTAACAATATTTTTTATAGCTGTATAAAGAGCATCTATAGGACCGTCTCCAATAGCACTTTCTTTTAAAGTTTCATCACCTCTTTTTATTATTACTGTAGCTGTAGGAAAATTATCATTACTAATGACTTGTATAGAATCTATATTGTATAGTTTTTTTCCTATTTTATTAAAATCATTATATACTTTATCCTCAATAATGTTATAGTTTTTTTCAATTAAATAAACTAAATCTTGATGATAAATTTCTTTCTTAATATCTGCTAATTCTAAAAACTTACTAAATAACTTATCAAACTTATCTTCTTCTACATCATTTATACCTAAGCTTTCAATAGCATTTTTAAATGCATGTCTTCCTGACCTTGCAGTTAAAACCAATTCCATGTTATTTACGCCTACATCTTCTGGATCTATAACTTCATAAACATCTTTAGATTTTAACAATCCATCTTGATGTATTCCTGAAGAATGTGCAAATGCATTATCTCCAGTTATTGCCTTATTAACTTGAACATCTAATCCCATTAATCCACTTACAAGATCAGATGTAGACTTTATTTCTCTGGTAATGATATTTGTATCTGCATCATAGTATTCTGGTCTAAGTTTAAGTCCCATTATTACTTCTTCTAATGCTGTATTACCTGCTCTTTCTCCTATTCCATTAATAGTACATTCAATTTTATCAGCTCCATTTTTTATTGCTGCAAGAGTATTAGCAGTAGCCAATCCAGTATCATTATGACAATGAACACTTAGAATAACTTTATCATTCACATTTTTAATACGATAATTTAATTTTCTTATTAATTCCCCAAATTCTTCTGGTACTGCATATCCAACTGTATCTGGAATATTTATCATAGTAGCTCCAGCTTTTATAACAGCTTCTACTGTCTTCCAAAGATATTCAAATTCACTTCTCGATGCATCTTCTGTAGAATATTGTACTTCTGGAATAAAGCTCTTAGCATATTTTACTGCTTCTACACCCATATCTAGTATCTGATCTTTTGTTTTATTAAATTTCTTGTCCACATGGACATTAGAAGTCCCTAGAACAATATGAATTAATGGTTTTTGGGCATACTTTACACTTTCATATACTGACTTAATATCACTTTTAACAGCTCTAGCTAACCCTGTTATCATTGCTTTATCTCCAAATTTCTTTGCTATCGTTTCTACTGCTTCAAAGTCCCCAGGTGATGATGATGGAAATCCGGCTTCTATAATATCTACATTTAGTTTTATTAACTTATTAGCTATCTCTAACTTCTGATTAAT
Coding sequences within:
- a CDS encoding response regulator transcription factor — its product is MQEKILIVDDDEKIRNLISIYLENEGYQTIKAEDAIKAINILKKERVDLIILDIMMPEMDGIEACIKIREEKHTPIIMISAKSEDIDKIHGLTSGADDYITKPFNPMELIARVKSQIRRYKRYNKDTEYSNDIIEIGNLTINTDTRQINVGDKEIRLTPKEFDILELLARNKGIVMSISKIYEHVWKEDFFKSDNTVMVHITKIREKIEEDPKKPVYIKTIWGVGYKI
- a CDS encoding class I SAM-dependent methyltransferase, translating into MISVNIIKQYSEFFKQCIRKPRFTGAIIPSSKYLADKMISGIDFKNTRCIVEYGAGTGVFTDKLVKSKNENTLIMVFEINYKFYKILKDKYKDENNVYVINDSAENIYKYLKLYDILEVDYVVSGLPFASLPQKLSDKILYETKKILKKDGKFITFQYTLLKKDFINQYFDNIYVRKEIKNIPPAYVLDCNN
- a CDS encoding 2-isopropylmalate synthase, translated to MRKILVFDTTLRDGEQVPGAKLNINQKLEIANKLIKLNVDIIEAGFPSSSPGDFEAVETIAKKFGDKAMITGLARAVKSDIKSVYESVKYAQKPLIHIVLGTSNVHVDKKFNKTKDQILDMGVEAVKYAKSFIPEVQYSTEDASRSEFEYLWKTVEAVIKAGATMINIPDTVGYAVPEEFGELIRKLNYRIKNVNDKVILSVHCHNDTGLATANTLAAIKNGADKIECTINGIGERAGNTALEEVIMGLKLRPEYYDADTNIITREIKSTSDLVSGLMGLDVQVNKAITGDNAFAHSSGIHQDGLLKSKDVYEVIDPEDVGVNNMELVLTARSGRHAFKNAIESLGINDVEEDKFDKLFSKFLELADIKKEIYHQDLVYLIEKNYNIIEDKVYNDFNKIGKKLYNIDSIQVISNDNFPTATVIIKRGDETLKESAIGDGPIDALYTAIKNIVKLDVELRQYKINSMSRGKDALGRVGITIEHKGKNYFSRAMDTDIIKASALAFINGINTIILDEMI